A genomic stretch from Setaria viridis chromosome 1, Setaria_viridis_v4.0, whole genome shotgun sequence includes:
- the LOC117855148 gene encoding LOW QUALITY PROTEIN: uncharacterized protein (The sequence of the model RefSeq protein was modified relative to this genomic sequence to represent the inferred CDS: deleted 2 bases in 2 codons), with amino-acid sequence MGGQRPHISTLYCSPNLQSGSKEERDGCGVGAAHYQKRGRRKWSDGGIASFLDKDTERFEHLHEGNSRADMSKLGTSSNRMTRGRRSTSKFLFVHFGHYQRLGPLLCPRWKRALLKIGGSLLAGSASENVDPKMIPLIAREVQAASLRGVQVDRRNLFSGQLLCCGGTWAAETCIERAAACPIGMMASVTNAVLLQASLEKIGIEARVQTTLVMQDATEPYIRRRAMCHLEKGRVVIFGGIGAAMGNPLLTTDSAAALRASEVNADVLLKGLTGESETFLYGWAPGSNGDAESEHISYRKLVARRFSEMDVKAISFCEENNIPFVLFNMLEPGNISRALCGDHVGTLVDQTGRIG; translated from the exons ATGGGTGGTCAGAGACCCCACATCAGCACCCTG TACTGCTCCCCCAACCTCCAAAGCGGCAGCAAGGAGGAGAGAGACGGCTGCGGCGTGGGCGCGGCGCACTACCAGAAGCGCGGTAGGAGGAAGTGGAGCGACGGGGGCATTGCTAGCTTCCTCGACAAGGACACGGAGCGGTTCGAGCACCTGCATGAGGGGAACTCTCGGGCCGATATGTCAAAACTGGGCACCAGCAGCAACAGAATGACAAGAGGTAGAAGAAGCACGAGTAAATTTTTGTTTGTTCACTTTGGGCACTACCAGAG ATTGGGACCTCTCTTGTGTCCGAGATGGAAAAGAGCACTCTTGAAGATTGGGGGCAGTTTGCTGGCAGGGTCAGCTTCTGAAAATGTTGACCCAAAG ATGATCCCGCTAATTGCTAGAGAAGTTCAGGCCGCAAGCCTTCGTGGCGTTCAGGTAGATAGAAGAAATTTGTTTAGTGGG CAATTGCTGTGCTGTGGCGGCACTTGGGCGGCCGAAACATGCATTGAAAGGGCTGCAGCATGTCCAATAGG GATGATGGCATCAGTGACGAATGCGGTGTTGCTTCAAGCATCGCTTGAAAAGATAGGCATTGAGGCTCGAGTTCAGACAACATTGGTGATGCAAGATGCTACTGAACCATACATCAGACGACGAGCTATGTGCCATCTTGAGAAAGGAAGGGTTGTTATCTTTGGAGGGATTGGTGCTGCAATGGGAAATCCACTTTTGACAACCGACAGCGCAGCAGCCTTGAGGGCTTCTGAGG TCAACGCAGATGTACTCCTT AAAGGTTTAACTGGAGAATCTGAA ACATTTCTATATGGTTGGGCTCCTGGAAGCAATGGTGATGCAGAATCTGAACACATTTCGTATCGGAAGTTAGTGGCAAGAAGGTTCAGCGAAATGGATGTCAAAGCAATAAGCTTTTGCGAGGAGAACAACATTCCCT TTGTCCTTTTTAACATGCTGGAGCCTGGTAACATATCCAGAGCATTGTGTGGAGATCATGTAGGAACTTTGGTCGACCAGACAGGAAGGATCGGCTAA
- the LOC117852960 gene encoding DNA repair protein RAD5A isoform X2 encodes MGKERDREEQVAMVRAVLGDGMPEMDIIRALHMAADDPTKAINILLDFDHKPPPPPLPPTPSPSPSPPPGKPAKTLAESTPPSKAPARPKPTAEKPKAAPVPATTNGAGAATGENWWLVGSAEMAGLSTCKGRRIAPGDAVTFSFPNAAAAASAAGKSRSGRPSLASCSSEIMRFSTPNHGEVGRIPNEWARCLLPLLKENKIKVQGSCKSAPEALSIMDTVLLSVSVYINSSMFRDQKQSLPKAARVAPEDSTFYPLPALFKLIGLAPFKKAAFTPEDLYSRKRPIETKSSIGAPATKLRSENLRLSSTGNEDDHGEETVSDSDLDGIIGISDSSALEEKDPPDSLLCDLRPYQKQALHWMLQLEKGSSSQDAATTLHPCWEAYRLEDKRELVLYLNVFSGDATTEFPSTLQLSRGGILADAMGLGKTIMTIAVLLSDSNKGCITTQNTARISVEASGLGESQDAVKKLANPFSFSKHKTPKGPLIGGGNLIICPMTLISQWKAEIEAHTKPGAVNVYVYYGQNRPKEASFIGQSDIVLTTYGVVSSEFSIDGSTENGALYSIHWFRIVLDEAHMIKSSKSLISLAAAALTADRRWCLTGTPIQNNLEDLYSLFRFLRVEPWRNWALWNKLVQKPYEEGDERGLKLVQSILKPIMLRRTKNSTDKEGRPILNLPPANIEVKYCDLSEAEKDFYEALFRRSKVKFDQFVEQGKVLHNYASILELLLRLRQCCDHPFLVMSRGDTQEFADLNKLAKRFLRGGNGPVNGDSCLPSRAYIEEVVQELQKGEGECPICLEAFEDAVLTPCAHRLCRECLLSSWQSATAGLCPV; translated from the exons ATGGGGAAGGAGAGGGATCGGGAGGAGCAGGTGGCCATGGTGCGCGCTGTGCTCGGCGACGGCATGCCGGAGATGGACATCATCCGCGCGCTCCATATGGCCGCCGACGACCCCACCAAGGCCATCAACATCCTCCTCGACTTCGACCACAagccgcccccgcctcctctcccgccgacgccgtcgccgtcgccgtcgcctccgccgggGAAGCCCGCCAAAACCCTCGCCGAGTCAACCCCACCAAGCAAAGCCCCTGCCCGGCCCAAGCCCACGGCAGAGAAACCTAAGGCAGCGCCTGTGCCGGCGACAACCAATGGCGctggcgccgccaccggcgagaACTGGTGGCTGGTTGGGAGCGCCGAGATGGCAGGGCTGTCCACCTGCAAGGGCAGGAGGATTGCCCCCGGGGATGCGGTCACCTTCTCCTTCCCcaacgccgcggcggccgcctccgccgcggggaAGAGCCGttccggccgcccctccctcgcTTCCTGCTCCTCCGAGATCATGCGCTTCTCCACCCCGAACCACGGGGAG GTTGGTCGCATCCCCAACGAGTGGGCGCGGTGCCTGCTTCCCCTACTCAaggagaacaagataaaagtcCAGGGCTCCTGCAAATCAGCTCCCGAGGCGCTTAGCATTATGGACACTGTCCTCTTGTCAGTGAG TGTATATATCAACAGCTCAATGTTTCGTGATCAAAAGCAATCGTTGCCCAAGGCAGCTCGGGTTGCTCCAGAGGACTCCACATTTTACCCCCTACCTGCACTTTTCAAATTGATTGGGCTTGCTCCTTTTAAAAAG GCTGCATTTACTCCAGAAGACCTTTATTCCAGGAAGCGACCAATTGAAACAAAG AGCAGTATTGGAGCACCTGCCACAAAGTTGAGATCCGAGAATTTGAGATTATCTTCTACTGGAAATGAAGATGATCATGGTGAAGAAACTGTTTCAGATTCAGATTTGGATGGTATAATTGGGATCTCAGACAGCTCTGCACTGGAG GAAAAGGATCCCCCTGATTCTCTGCTGTGTGATCTACGCCCTTATCAAAAGCAGGCCCTTCATTGGATGCTGCAGCTTGAGAAAGGCAGTTCTTCCCAGGATGCAGCTACAACCCTTCACCCTTGTTGGGAAGCATACAGACTTGAGGACAA GAGGGAGCTAGTTTTGTACTTGAATGTATTTTCAGGTGATGCTACAACTGAATTTCCTAGCACATTACAACTTTCCAGAGGAGGG ATTCTGGCAGATGCAATGGGACTGGGGAAGACTATTATGACAATAGCTGTTCTTCTTTCCGATTCTAACAAAGGATGCATCACAACTCAGAATACTGCACGGATCTCTGTAGAAGCCAGTGGGTTGGGTGAATCGCAAGATGCTGTGAAGAAGCTTGCTAACCCTTTTTCTTTTAGCAAGCATAAGACACCTAAGGGCCCACTTATTGGAGGTGGCAATCTAATTATCTGCCCGATGACACTTATTAGTCAGTGGAAG GCAGAGATAGAAGCTCATACTAAGCCAGGCGCTGTGAATGTATACGTTTATTATGGACAAAACAGGCCAAAGGAAGCAAGCTTTATTGGTCAGAGTGATATTGTCCTGACTACATACGGTGTTGTGTCATCAGAATTTTCAATCGAT GGTTCAACGGAAAATGGGGCTTTGTACTCGATACATTGGTTCAGAATTGTGCTTGATGAAGCACACATGATAAAATCTTCTAAAAGTTTGATATCCCTAGCTGCGGCTGCTCTGACTGCTGATCGGCGCTGGTGTCTCACTGGTACACCAATTCAG AACAATCTGGAGGATTTATACAGCCTTTTCCGGTTTCTGAGAGTTGAACCATGGAGGAACTGGGCTTT GTGGAATAAACTTGTACAAAAACCATATGAAGAAGGTGATGAAAGAGGATTAAAGCTGGTGCAGTCCATTTTGAAGCCAATTAtgttgagaaggactaaaaatAGCACAGACAAGGAGGGCAG ACCAATCCTTAATTTACCCCCTGCAAATATTGAAGTAAAATATTGTGATTTATCAGAGGCTGAGAAGGATTTCTATGAAGCTCTGTTTCGGAGATCTAAG GTAAAATTTGATCAATTTGTGGAGCAAGGAAAGGTTCTGCACAACTATGCTTCAATTCTGGAGTTACTTTTGCGCCTTCGTCAATGCTGTGACCATCCATTCCTTGTTATGAG TCGTGGGGATACACAGGAGTTTGCAGACCTAAACAAGCTTGCAAAGCGTTTCCTGCGTGGTGGTAATGGTCCTGTTAATGGGGATTCTTGCCTTCCCTCTAGAGCTTACATCGAAGAGGTTGTCCAAGAATTGCAAAAAGGTGAAGGGGAGTGTCCTATTTGCCTGGAAGCCTTTGAGGATGCTGTATTAACTCCCTGTGCTCACCGTTTGTGCCGAGAGTGTCTCTTATCTAGTTGGCAGAGTGCAACAGCAGGTCTTTGCCCTGTCT GA
- the LOC117852960 gene encoding DNA repair protein RAD5A isoform X1 produces MGKERDREEQVAMVRAVLGDGMPEMDIIRALHMAADDPTKAINILLDFDHKPPPPPLPPTPSPSPSPPPGKPAKTLAESTPPSKAPARPKPTAEKPKAAPVPATTNGAGAATGENWWLVGSAEMAGLSTCKGRRIAPGDAVTFSFPNAAAAASAAGKSRSGRPSLASCSSEIMRFSTPNHGEVGRIPNEWARCLLPLLKENKIKVQGSCKSAPEALSIMDTVLLSVSVYINSSMFRDQKQSLPKAARVAPEDSTFYPLPALFKLIGLAPFKKAAFTPEDLYSRKRPIETKSSIGAPATKLRSENLRLSSTGNEDDHGEETVSDSDLDGIIGISDSSALEEKDPPDSLLCDLRPYQKQALHWMLQLEKGSSSQDAATTLHPCWEAYRLEDKRELVLYLNVFSGDATTEFPSTLQLSRGGILADAMGLGKTIMTIAVLLSDSNKGCITTQNTARISVEASGLGESQDAVKKLANPFSFSKHKTPKGPLIGGGNLIICPMTLISQWKAEIEAHTKPGAVNVYVYYGQNRPKEASFIGQSDIVLTTYGVVSSEFSIDGSTENGALYSIHWFRIVLDEAHMIKSSKSLISLAAAALTADRRWCLTGTPIQNNLEDLYSLFRFLRVEPWRNWALWNKLVQKPYEEGDERGLKLVQSILKPIMLRRTKNSTDKEGRPILNLPPANIEVKYCDLSEAEKDFYEALFRRSKVKFDQFVEQGKVLHNYASILELLLRLRQCCDHPFLVMSRGDTQEFADLNKLAKRFLRGGNGPVNGDSCLPSRAYIEEVVQELQKGEGECPICLEAFEDAVLTPCAHRLCRECLLSSWQSATAGLCPVCRKSMSKQDLITAPTDSRFQVDVDKNWVESSKISALLQELEVLRSSGAKSIVFSQWTAFLDLLQIPLSRNNISFARLDGTLNLQQREKVIKEFSEDRGILVLLMSLKAGGVGINLTAASNAFVMDPWWNPAVEEQAVMRIHRIGQTKTVSIKRFIVKGTVEERMEAVQARKQRMISGALTDQEVRTARIEELKMLFS; encoded by the exons ATGGGGAAGGAGAGGGATCGGGAGGAGCAGGTGGCCATGGTGCGCGCTGTGCTCGGCGACGGCATGCCGGAGATGGACATCATCCGCGCGCTCCATATGGCCGCCGACGACCCCACCAAGGCCATCAACATCCTCCTCGACTTCGACCACAagccgcccccgcctcctctcccgccgacgccgtcgccgtcgccgtcgcctccgccgggGAAGCCCGCCAAAACCCTCGCCGAGTCAACCCCACCAAGCAAAGCCCCTGCCCGGCCCAAGCCCACGGCAGAGAAACCTAAGGCAGCGCCTGTGCCGGCGACAACCAATGGCGctggcgccgccaccggcgagaACTGGTGGCTGGTTGGGAGCGCCGAGATGGCAGGGCTGTCCACCTGCAAGGGCAGGAGGATTGCCCCCGGGGATGCGGTCACCTTCTCCTTCCCcaacgccgcggcggccgcctccgccgcggggaAGAGCCGttccggccgcccctccctcgcTTCCTGCTCCTCCGAGATCATGCGCTTCTCCACCCCGAACCACGGGGAG GTTGGTCGCATCCCCAACGAGTGGGCGCGGTGCCTGCTTCCCCTACTCAaggagaacaagataaaagtcCAGGGCTCCTGCAAATCAGCTCCCGAGGCGCTTAGCATTATGGACACTGTCCTCTTGTCAGTGAG TGTATATATCAACAGCTCAATGTTTCGTGATCAAAAGCAATCGTTGCCCAAGGCAGCTCGGGTTGCTCCAGAGGACTCCACATTTTACCCCCTACCTGCACTTTTCAAATTGATTGGGCTTGCTCCTTTTAAAAAG GCTGCATTTACTCCAGAAGACCTTTATTCCAGGAAGCGACCAATTGAAACAAAG AGCAGTATTGGAGCACCTGCCACAAAGTTGAGATCCGAGAATTTGAGATTATCTTCTACTGGAAATGAAGATGATCATGGTGAAGAAACTGTTTCAGATTCAGATTTGGATGGTATAATTGGGATCTCAGACAGCTCTGCACTGGAG GAAAAGGATCCCCCTGATTCTCTGCTGTGTGATCTACGCCCTTATCAAAAGCAGGCCCTTCATTGGATGCTGCAGCTTGAGAAAGGCAGTTCTTCCCAGGATGCAGCTACAACCCTTCACCCTTGTTGGGAAGCATACAGACTTGAGGACAA GAGGGAGCTAGTTTTGTACTTGAATGTATTTTCAGGTGATGCTACAACTGAATTTCCTAGCACATTACAACTTTCCAGAGGAGGG ATTCTGGCAGATGCAATGGGACTGGGGAAGACTATTATGACAATAGCTGTTCTTCTTTCCGATTCTAACAAAGGATGCATCACAACTCAGAATACTGCACGGATCTCTGTAGAAGCCAGTGGGTTGGGTGAATCGCAAGATGCTGTGAAGAAGCTTGCTAACCCTTTTTCTTTTAGCAAGCATAAGACACCTAAGGGCCCACTTATTGGAGGTGGCAATCTAATTATCTGCCCGATGACACTTATTAGTCAGTGGAAG GCAGAGATAGAAGCTCATACTAAGCCAGGCGCTGTGAATGTATACGTTTATTATGGACAAAACAGGCCAAAGGAAGCAAGCTTTATTGGTCAGAGTGATATTGTCCTGACTACATACGGTGTTGTGTCATCAGAATTTTCAATCGAT GGTTCAACGGAAAATGGGGCTTTGTACTCGATACATTGGTTCAGAATTGTGCTTGATGAAGCACACATGATAAAATCTTCTAAAAGTTTGATATCCCTAGCTGCGGCTGCTCTGACTGCTGATCGGCGCTGGTGTCTCACTGGTACACCAATTCAG AACAATCTGGAGGATTTATACAGCCTTTTCCGGTTTCTGAGAGTTGAACCATGGAGGAACTGGGCTTT GTGGAATAAACTTGTACAAAAACCATATGAAGAAGGTGATGAAAGAGGATTAAAGCTGGTGCAGTCCATTTTGAAGCCAATTAtgttgagaaggactaaaaatAGCACAGACAAGGAGGGCAG ACCAATCCTTAATTTACCCCCTGCAAATATTGAAGTAAAATATTGTGATTTATCAGAGGCTGAGAAGGATTTCTATGAAGCTCTGTTTCGGAGATCTAAG GTAAAATTTGATCAATTTGTGGAGCAAGGAAAGGTTCTGCACAACTATGCTTCAATTCTGGAGTTACTTTTGCGCCTTCGTCAATGCTGTGACCATCCATTCCTTGTTATGAG TCGTGGGGATACACAGGAGTTTGCAGACCTAAACAAGCTTGCAAAGCGTTTCCTGCGTGGTGGTAATGGTCCTGTTAATGGGGATTCTTGCCTTCCCTCTAGAGCTTACATCGAAGAGGTTGTCCAAGAATTGCAAAAAGGTGAAGGGGAGTGTCCTATTTGCCTGGAAGCCTTTGAGGATGCTGTATTAACTCCCTGTGCTCACCGTTTGTGCCGAGAGTGTCTCTTATCTAGTTGGCAGAGTGCAACAGCAGGTCTTTGCCCTGTCTGTAG GAAGTCGATGAGCAAGCAAGATCTTATAACTGCTCCAACTGATAGCCGCTTTCAAGTTGATGTTGATAAAAACTGGGTTGAATCTTCCAAGATATCTGCTCTACTGCAGGAGTTGGAAGTTCTTCGCAGTTCAGGTGCCAAGAGTATCGTGTTTAGCCAGTGGACTGCATTTTTAGATCTGTTGCAAATTCCTCTTTCTAG GAATAACATCTCATTTGCTAGGCTGGATGGGACGTTGAATCTTCAGCAAAGAGAGAAAGTAATCAAGGAGTTCTCTGAGGACAGAGGCATTTTG GTTCTGCTTATGTCTCTGAAGGCTGGTGGTGTTGGTATCAACCTTACTGCTGCATCTAATGCGTTTGTCATG GACCCTTGGTGGAATCCTGCTGTTGAGGAACAAGCTGTCATGCGCATCCATCGAATTGGTCAAACAAAGACTGTTTCTATCAAAAGATTCATTGTGaag GGCACTGTCGAAGAACGAATGGAAGCCGTGCAGGCGCGTAAGCAGCGAATGATTTCAGGAGCCTTAACAGATCAAGAAGTCCGCACGGCACGTATAGAAGAACTGAAGATGCTTTTCTCTTGA